A window of Silurus meridionalis isolate SWU-2019-XX chromosome 4, ASM1480568v1, whole genome shotgun sequence contains these coding sequences:
- the zgc:163022 gene encoding putative ferric-chelate reductase 1: MSPGQVRLRPQQKVPRGMCSQSAVYYLEAVIPYTSPQSHTCSAARMWLYLVLLSCVWRCESYPNGKVSSSCDNMLPSHGSGAQTSAAPYTVTADKSSYKEGDTITVTLNANSAGFTGFLLEARLVGGNSPMGTFTVVDTTSQLLTCSGLSNSAVSHTSDKSKQQVQSKWKAPASGNLNTIEFSVTFVRDYSIFWVGVKSAQITYNGTSSESTSTSTSSTISNSGCGTTKTCLSQPTGCDPANSNCYFMSATPSSSGSGIKFEITGLAAGYVSIGFSDDKEMGNDDIYICGKDSNGLIQIQHAFSTGTTTPTTISLGNVTAISKSEDNGVISCSFTSQNTISTTRSTTSSNSYYIFLANGATSNGVIQMHPTTPLISSTKVDISSPVALGSESKLPDIIKAHGCLMLIAWMTTGSMGMFIARFLKQAAPGQKFCGKDFWFVAHVLLMLLTVAATIIAFILVFSYEQDWSGGAHPVLGCLVMILSFAQPIGAMFRCTPQDERRFVFNWIHSINALAIKGLAVAAIFTGLMLADSSESQWMPKVMGGFVAWEALLFLCQDLYHKYSQKDMDSCSVGGVGTGVLLLLLFFLGNLAFLVALLVGIGAS; encoded by the exons ATGTCACCTGGCCAGGTGAGGCTCCGCCCACAACAGAAGGTTCCCAGAGGAATGTGTAGTCAGTCTGCCGTGTATTATCTGGAAGCTGTAATCCCATACACGTCTCCTCAAAGCCACACTTGTTCTGCAGCCAGG ATGTGGTTGTATCTTGTGCTCCTGTcctgtgtgtggaggtgtgaaAGTTACCCCAATGGGAAAGTTTCGTCCAGTTGTGACAACATGCTTCCTTCTCATGGAAGCGGAGCTCAGACGAGTGCTGCTCCTTACACCGTTACAGCAGACAAAAGCAGCTATAAAGAAGGAGACACAATCACAG TGACTCTAAATGCGAACTCGGCGGGATTTACCGGGTTTCTCCTGGAAGCGAGGCTGGTGGGAGGCAACAGCCCCATGGGTACTTTCACTGTGGTGGACACTACCTCCCAGCTCCTGACCTGCTCAGGACTGTCT AACTCGGCCGTCTCGCATACATCAGATAAGTCAAAACAACAGGTCCAGAGCAAATGGAAAGCACCAGCATCTGGTAACCTCAACACCATTGAGTTCAG TGTAACATTTGTGCGTGACTACTCCATCTTCTGGGTGGGAGTGAAGAGCGCTCAGATCACCTACAACGGCACATCG TCTGAGTCCACGTCCACGTCCACCTCGTCCACCATCTCCAACTCAGGCTGTGGCACCACTAAGACGTGTTTAAGCCAACCGACCGGCTGCGACCCTGCAAACTCCAACTGCTACTTCATGTCTGCCACCCCCTCATCCTCAGGGTCCGGGATCAAATTCGAGATCACTGGTCTTGCAGCCGGCTACGTCTCCATCGGCTTCTCAGACGACAAGGAGATG ggGAATGATGATATCTACATATGTGGGAAAGACTCAAATGGTCTGATCCAGATACAACACGCATTCTCTACAGGAACTACAACACCAACCACCATCtcactg gggAATGTGACGGCAATCAGTAAATCAGAGGATAACGGAGTGATCAGCTGCTCCTTTACATCCCAAAACACCATCAGCACCACCAGGAGCACCACATCCTCCAACAGCTACTACATCTTCCTCGCCAACGGGGCCACCAGcaacg GTGTGATCCAGATGCACCCGACCACACCTCTAATCAGCAGCACTAAGGTGGACATTAGCAGTCCTGTAGCTCTGGGAAGTGAATCAAAGCTTCCAGACATCATTAAAGCAcacg gtTGTCTGATGTTGATTGCGTGGATGACCACGGGCAGTATGGGCATGTTTATTGCGCGTTTCCTGAAGCAAGCCGCTCCGGGACAAAAGTTCTGTGGGAAAGATTTCTGGTTTGTG GCTCATGTGTTACTGATGTTGCTCACAGTTGCAGCGACTATCATCGCATTTATCCTGGTATTTTCATACGAACAAGACTGGAGTGGg ggagCTCATCCAGTTCTGGGTTGTTTGGTGATGATCCTCAGCTTTGCTCAACCCATTGGTGCCATGTTCCGCTGCACACCACAGGatgagag GAGGTTTGTCTTCAACTGGATTCATTCCATCAATGCATTAGCGATTAAAGGGTTAGCAG TGGCGGCAATTTTCACCGGTCTCATGCTGGCTGACAGCTCAGAGTCACAGTGGATGCCGAAGGTGATGGGTGGATTTGTGGCCTGGGAGGCGTTGCTTTTTCTCTGCCAAGATTTATATCACAAATACAGTCAAAAGG atatGGACAGCTGCAGTGTTGGaggg GTGGGAACAGGCGtactcctgctcctgctcttcTTCTTGGGGAACCTGGCGTTCCTTGTGGCTCTGCTCGTCGGAATTGGAGCATCGTAA